AACTATGGATGTTATTCATTCTCTTTATATTCCAGCTTTCAGGATCAAAGAGGATCTTCCTCCTGGTTATGAAACATATATTTCTCTTACACCAAAAGATACAGGAACTTATGATTTACTTTGTGCCGAATATTGCGGTGATTTACATTCTTATATGGTAACAAAGGTAAAGGTTTTAGAAGAAGAAAAATTTTATTCAAAGATTAAGGGTGAAAAAGAACTTGAAGAAAAAGTGGAAAAAACTGAAGAAAAAATAGAAGCTCCTGGGAAAAAGGAGGAAAAATTAGATTTTGATATTAATTTAGTTGATAAAGGAAAGAAATTGGTCTCAGAAAAGGTTTGTATTGCTTGTCATTCAACGGACGGTTCAAGGTTAATAGGTCCGAGTTTTAAAGGAATGTATGGAAAGAAGGAAGTTGTTGTTTCAGCGGGTAAAGAAGTAGAGATTGTTGCGGATGATGAATATTTAAAGGAGTCAATATTGGAACCAGCTAAAAAAGTAGTTAAGGGATATGAGAATTTAATGCCTCCTTCTGAGTTAAAGGAAGAGGAATTAAAGGCTATTATTGAGTATATAAAGTCTCTTAAATGAAATTTATTAGAATTTATCTTTCATTAACAAAGTTTAAAATTGCTTTTCTTTCTACTTTTTCAGGATTGTTGGGTTATTATATAAAATTTAAAAACTTTTATGATTTATTTTTTATTTTTATTTCTCTTTATCTTTTATCTTCAGGCTCCCTTTCCTTAAATCAGTATATTGAAAGGAATTTTGATAAGTTAATGGAGAGAACGAAAAATAGACCTATTGTTAAAGGTGATATATCTCCTTTTTTTGCTCTTTTAATTTCTATTTTTCTTATAACTTTAGGTTTAATTTTAATTTTTTTTAAATTTGGAGTTTTTCCATTTATTCTTGGTTTTATTACTTTTTTTATTTATATTTTTATTTATACGCCTTTAAAGAGAAAAACTCCTTATGCTTTTTTGCCTGGTTCCATAATTGGAGCCCTGCCTCCTCTTATAGGGTGGGTTTCAGCAGGTGGTGATCCCTTTTCTCCCACTATATTATCCCTTTCCCTTTATTTTCTTTTATGGCAGATTCCCCATTTTATGCTTTTATTCTATATTATGAGTGATGACTATAAAAAAGCAGGTTTCAGAACAATTAAGGATATTTTTGATGAAAATAAAATAAGTATAATTCTTTACAATTTAATTTCAGGAGCTTTACTTTTTACTTTGAGTTTTCCTTTATTTGGAATTGTTCATAGTAAAATTTATTTAATTTTTTCCTTATTTACAGCAATTTATTTATTATTAATCTTTTCTTATATTAAAAATTTAAAAAATTTTAAAAGGATCTTTTCTTTTATTAATTACTATACTCTTTTTTTGATTATAACTCTAATGATTTTGAGATAAAAGGATAAATACCCTTCAAGTCGCCTCTTTAATACTATTTGAATTTTAGATTAATATTTTTTTAAAATTAAATTTAAAATTTCTATGAAATTAGAACTCCTTAATATTTTGGTTTATTCTCTTCCCTTGATTTATCTACTTGTTTTTTTATCATATTTTTTATTTATCTATTATATTTTTGATAAAAAAAGAATTTTTTTAAATACTTTTTTTGAACTCATTATTTTCTTTATACCTCTTTTGATATTAATAGTTATTCTTTATGTTTTAACTGGTTATAAAAATCCCTACTTTTCTTTTGCTTTTATATTTTACATATTTTCATACATTTCAATTAGCTTTAAAGTTCTTTATAACAGGAATTTTTCTTTTATTCTCTTTCTCTTTTCACTTTTTTTCTTTTCCTCTTCAATAACACTTTATCTTGATTCTGAGAAAATGCTTTTTGTTAAAAGTTTAGGAGATATACTTTATTCCTTTAATGTTTTCGCAAAATTTTTTTCTATTTTTATATTCTTATCTTTGCTTTATTCCTTTTTTAAAATTAAAAAGAAAATGTTTTACTTTTTCCTTTTTTTATCTCCTATTTTTTACTTCTGGGATACTATAACACTTCCGGATGTTTCCCTCATAAAACCTTATTTTTATCTTTCCATAATATTTTTGTTTTCCCTTTACTTACTTGTTTTAAATTTAAACAAACAAAATAATAAAATAAAATTTTTATTCATTTTTTTATTAACACTTCCCCTTTTTATTTCAAGAGATTTAGAAGTTTTTTATTTTGTTAATAAAGAAAAGTTTTTCCTTAAAAGTGAAGAGCTAAAAGCTTTGGAACCGGAAGAGAAGATAATAGAGAAAAAGGGTATAGAAGGAAAAAAAGTTTTTGATGATTTTTGCACTTCTTGCCACTCCTTTGAACAGAAAGTTGTAGGTCCTCCCTTTAAAGAAGTTTTACCAAAATATAAAAGAGACCTCGCAAAACTTAAGTCTTTTATAAAAAATCCTTCTAAAATTAATCCTCTCTATCCTCCTATGCCCAATCTTGGATTAAAAGATAAAGAAATAGATGCTGTTATTGAATATCTTATGGAGGAGTTAAAAAAATATGAGTAAATTTTTTCAAATTTTTTATGCTTTTTACCTTTTAATTTTTGCTATCATTTTTATTTTCTATATGAGTATTATTGAAAAAAGGGAAAATTCTCCTATACAGCCTATAAAATTCTCCCATAAAATTCATGCCTATAAACTTTCCCTTGATTGTGTTTTTTGTCATGAAAAGGTAGAAGAGTCAACTTTTACTCTACCTCCTCCTCTTAGCTTATGTATGACCTGTCACGAAAGTGTTAAAAAAGATTCTCCGGAGATTATTAAACTTACAACATACTATAATAAGGGAGAGGCTGTTCCCTGGGTAAAGGTTCATAAATTTAAAGATTGGGTTTATTTTTCTCACAAAAGACATATAAAAAAGGGAATAGATTGTACTTTCTGTCACGGTGAAATAAAGGCAATGGATGTTGTAAGAAAGGTAAGGTCAATGAGAATGGGTTTCTGTGTAAAGTGTCATGAGATAAATGGTGCTGAAAGAGATTGCAGTGTTTGCCATAAATAGGAGGAAAAAATGAAAAGAAGAGATTTTATTAAATTTCTTGGTTTAACATCTTTTTCCTTTTTTGCAAAATCATGCGGTTTAAAGGATACTTCTGAAAAATTAATTCCTTTTTTAATTCCCCCTGAGGAAGGTTTTATTCCAGGTGAACCGGTTTATAAGAAAACAGTATGTATGGAATGTCCTTATATGTGTCCAGTTGAGGCAAAACTTTATGATAAAGTTTATAAGGGAAAAAGAAAATTTTATCCTGTAAAATTTGAAGGTTTATCTTCTTTTCCCTTTACAGGTGGATCTCTATGTATAAGGGGTCAGGCTTCCTTGCAGAGAACTTTCAGTGAAAAGAGATTAAAGGATGTAATTTTAAAGGAAAAAGGAGGTTTTAAAAAATCTGATTGGTCTTCAGTTTATAATATTTTAACGGAAAATTTAAAAAATGGAAAAAATTACCTTTTAACAGGAAAGTTACAGAGTTCATTGAAGAATTTAACTGAGAGTTTCTGTAAAGAGTATAATTTTAAAAGAATTTATTTTGAATTTTTCAATTTTTCAAATATAAGGAAGGCTAATGAAATATGTTTTGGAATAAGGGATATACCTTTTTATCATTTTGATAAAGCTGATTTTCTCTTAACCTTTGGCACAAGTTTTCTTGAAGGTTTTTTGAATCCGTTAACTTTTTCTAAATTCTTTTCTGAAAGGAAATTTGAGTGGTACCATTTTGAACCCCATTTTTCCCTTACAGGAATGAATTCTGATAAAAGAATAATATTAAAACCTGAATCTGAAATTTTTATTATGATTTATCTTTTAAGAAAACTTATTGAGAGAAAAGGGGAGTTTAAGGAAATTTTAGAGTATTTACCTTCTTATGAACTTGATTTTGTTGCTGAAAATTCAGGTGTGGATAAAAATCTTTTGAAAGAAATTGAGGAAAAATCTTTGAATTTAAGATCCCTTATTGTAGCTGGTGATATATCTTCAATGACAGAGAATGGTTTTTATCTAAACATACTTGTGAATATTTTCAACTATTTAAAAGGAAATTATCCTGAGGTGATAGATTTTTATCATTCTTACGGGTTTGAAGATATTGATTTTTCTGAGGATATAGAAAGAGAAATTGATAAGGCTTCTGGCGAGGAAAATAATATACTTTTTGTAAACAATATTAATATTTTTAAATTTCTGAGAAAAGAAAAGTTAGAGAAATTCTTAAAAAGTTTTAAAATTAAAGTTTTATTTTCAGATACATATATTGATAATATTGATAAGTTTGATATTATTCTTCCCCTTTCAACTTCTCCAGAATTTAGCGGTTTTTCTGAAACTTTTAAAAACTTTTTTGTTATTCAGGAAAAGTTAATGGAAAAAATTTATGATACAAAATCTTTTGGTGATGTAATATTCGACCTTCTAAAAATTGATAATAAAATAGAAGCATTAAATTTTGAAAGTTATATTGAAAAGGAACTCAATAATATATTAGGTGAAAGAAAAAGGGAAATTTTTGAAAAGGGTTATGTTGTTTTAGATAAGGTTTTGAGTTTTGAATTTAAAAAGGATAATGTATTAAAAGAAATTAAAAACTTTAATATAAAAGAAATTTCTTTTAAAAACACTTTAATAGTGGTGCCTTCTTTAAGATTTTACGATGGAAGATCTTCTTCAATTATGCTTTTAAATGAGATTCCTGATCCTTTAAGCACAATTTCTTATAGGAAATTTCTTTATGTTTCAGAAGATTTTGCAAATAAAAGAAGTTTAAAAAATGGTGATGAGGTTTCTCTAAGTTATGAAGGAAAAGAATTAAAATTACCTATTTTTATAACAAAGTTTTTAAAAGAAAGTGTCTTTGTTCTTGATATTAATTTTTATGATGGTTCTTTCAGTGTAAAAGAGAATACAAAGGATTTTATTGTTTATTTTAATTTAGAGAGTATAGAAAAAACAGGAAGAAGGGAAAATTTACCAATACTTTCAGGTTCATTTTTAGATTATGGAAGAATTTTGAAACATGATGTTAAAGAACATGATGATATTAAGAAAAAATCTGAATATTTGAAAAGTATATATGGTGAGCATGAGCACCTTAAATACAGATGGGCTATGGTTATAGACCTTGATAAATGTACAGGGTGTTCTGCATGTGTGGCAGCTTGTTTTGTAGAAAATAATATCCCCTGTACAGGTTATGAGGAGCATTTAAAGGGAAGAGAAATGTCATGGATAAGGATAGAACCCTATATAAACAATGATAAATTTGAATTTGTTCCCATGTTATGTCAGCATTGTGATTATGCACCCTGTGAGCCTGTTTGTCCTGTTTCTGCTACCTATCATAATCCAGAAGGTTTAAATGTTCAGGTTTATAACAGGTGTGTTGGGACAAGATATTGTTCTAATAACTGTCCTTACAAGGTTAGAAGGTTTAACTGGTTTGACTGGTCAGATAAAAAAAGTGCTCCTTATTTGTATTTTACAGAGGAATTAAAGTTAATGACAAATCCTGAAGTTTCTATAAGACCAAAGGGAGTTATGGAAAAATGTTCTTTTTGTATTCAGAGAATAAGGAAAGCAAAGGATAGGGCGAAAGATGAGGGTAGAGATGTAAAAGATGGTGAAGTTATTCCAGCCTGTATGCAAACTTGTCCGACAAAGGCAATAATTTTTGGTAACTTAAAAGATCAAAATTCAGAAGTTTATAAAAAATCAAAGGAAAAAAGTTTCAGGATTTTAGAAGAACTTGGAGTTGAACCCTCGGTATATTATATAAAAAATAATGAAAGAAAAATTTGAAAAAATAGAAAGGGATATTCTATCAATTTTGTGGAAAGTTGATAAATTTTATATTTTTTGCTTAACTGTTTCACTTCTTATGCTCCTTACAGGTGCTTTGAGTTGGAGTTATCAGATTATAAGAGGTATTGGAGTTTCTGGAAAAACAAATCCTGTTGGATGGAAGGTTTATATTACAAATTTTGTCTTTTGGGTAGGAATTGCACATTCAGGAACACTTATTTCAGCGGTATTATTTCTATTAAGGGCAAAATTTCGCTCAAGATTTAATCGCTCAGCAGAAGCAATGACAGTTTTTGCAATAATGGTAGCTGGTTTATTCCCATTAATACATCTTGGAAGAGTCTGGAAATTTTACTGGCTTTTGCCTTATCCAAATCAAAGGCACTTATGGGTTAATTTTAAATCTCCTCTTATATGGGATGTTTTTGCTGTTAGCACATATTTAACTGTTAGTTTAATTTTTTTCTATGTTGGAATGATACCGGATCTTGCCATTGCAGCGAGGTATTATAAGGATAAAGTAAGGAATCTGTTTTATAAAATTCTTTCTATTGGTTTTAAGGGAACAAAAAGAGAGTGGGAGAATTATAATCAGCTTTATTTGTACTTGGCTGCTTTTGCAACTCCCCTTGTTGTTTCTGTTCATTCTGTAGTTTCATGGGATTTTGCAATGAGTATTTTACCGGGATGGCATACAACAATTTTTGCACCCTATTTTGTTGCAGGAGCAATTTTTTCTGGTTCTGCAATGGTAATTACCTTAACAGTTCCTTTAAGAAAAATTTTAAAACTTGAAAATTATATAAGGGAAGAGCATTTTGATGACCTTTCAAAAATTCTTTTATTTACTTCCCTTATAGTAACATATTCTTACATTTTAGAATTTTATTTAGCCTTTTACGGGGAAAATCCCTTTGAAAAAGAACTTTTTAGATTCAGAGCTTTAGGTGGCGCAAAAATTTTCTTTTTTATAATGATTCTATGTAATTCTGTAATACCCCTTACTCTTTTTGTAAGTAAATTAAGAAGGAATATACCTTATCTTTTTGTTTTATCAATATTTGTAAATATCGGAATGTGGTATGAAAGGTTTGTAATTGTAACTTCGTCTTTATCAAGGGATTATAATCCCTATGCCTGGGGTAGTTATGCACCCAGTTTAATTGAAATAGGAATAACTATTGGAAGTTTTGGATTATTTTTTACCCTGTATTTAATTTTTATAAAAATTTTCCCATTTCTTTCAATAACAGAAATAAAGGAGGAGGAAAATGAGAATCACCTTTGATAGTGAAAAAGAATTTTTAGAAAAATACAGGGAACTGATAGAAAGAGGGATAAGAAGAGAAAAAATTAAGACTTTTACTCCCTGCCCTGTGAAAAATTTTCACGATAGAGATAAGGGTGTTGTGAAATATTTTACACTTATTGGTTCAATTACAGGATTTCTTATGGGTATTTTTTTAACAACAATATCATCTCTTGAATGGAATGAAATACTTGGAGGTAAAAAACCCCTTTCAATACCTGCATTTATAATTATTTACTATGAACTTGTAATTCTTTTTGGTGCTGTTTTTTCCTTTATCGGTTTTTTAATTTTAAAAGGTTTAAACTTAAATAAGATTTTAAAGGGTGAAGAATTTAAAAATGAATATATAATTGAAATAGAGGAAAAATGAAGGTTTTATTTTTTTTAATTCTAACTATTTATTCTTTTCTTATACAGATTTTTTATGGACTTCCTGCACTGCAGGCAATATCCTTCCTTTCAAGGGGAGAATGGCTAAAAAAACTAAAGGGTGAACATTTAAAAGTGACAAAATTTTTAATATTCATGCCTTTTATAACTCTTCTTTTTATACCTTTTACAAAGTATTACCCCTGGATAGGTAAAAAGGGAATCTGGTTTAACCCTTATTTCTTTGTTATCAGAAATTTTTTACTCCTTCTAATTTCTTATTATTTTGCTTTAGTTTTTAAAAGAAAAATAAGAGGTCAGAATGCCCATTTATACCTTTTAAGCTTTGTAATAAGCCAATCCCTTTTTGCTTTTGATTTAATTTTATCTCTTGAATATCCCTTTTATTCTACTCTTTATGGTGCTTACTTTTTTATAGAAAGTGTTTATATTTCCCTGTGCCTGAATCATTTTTATGTAATTAAAATGGAAGATAAAGAAATTCTTTACAAAAATTCTTCAATGATATTTGGCTTTTCCCTGATGTGGGCTGGTTTATTATTTGCACAGTATCTTGTGATTTGGTACGGAAATTTACCTGAAGAAACCCATTTTCTTATTAGAAGAACCTCGGAGTTTCCTTTCAATTTTCTTTCTCCTCTTATAATTTTGTTCTCCTTTTTAATCCCATTTCTGACACTTGCACCTAAAAGCTCAAAGTTGAATAAAAAACTTTTAAGTTTCTTTTCCCTTTTAATAATACTCGGCCTTTTTATCGAAAGGGTAGTAATAATCTTCCCTGCAATTTTTAAATAAATTAAATTTAAATTTAACTTGAAATTTTATTTTTAAGAGGGTATAATAAAATATGAACTTAAATTCAGATTTAAATAAAAATTTAATGACAATAGGTGAGGTAATAGAGTATTTAAAAAAGTATTTTGATAAAGTTTCGGAGAGTAAGTTGAGGTATTATGAAAAAGAGGGTCTTATTCTTCCGAAGAGAACAAAGGGGGGGCACAGGTTATACTGTTTAGAAAGTGTTAAGATTTTGAGGCTTATTTTGGAGATGAGGGAGAAATACAGAATGAGTCTTCCTGAGGTTAAGTCTTTTCTTTCCCGTATTAAGAAGGATAAATCTTTGCTTTTACTTTTTGAAGAGATAGTTAAATATTCTGATCTAACTTTTGAAAGAGTTGACCTTTCTGAGCTTGAAAGGAAATATAAATTTTCAAAGGATCATATTAAGAAATTGGAAAAAATTGGTTTAATAGTTAAGTGTCCTAAGACTGGAAAATATTACGGAGAATCTTTGAAGTTGATAGATATTTTGAATTATTTAGCAAATAGTGGTGTAGATCTTGAAAAAATTTACAAAATAATTGAAAAAGTTAAAGAAATCTCAGAAATTGAATCTCAAATTTTTAGTGTTGTTAAAGAGAATGGGATAAAACTTTTTGAAGTAAAGGAAAAAATTTCCCGTTTAAAAGATATACTTTTTGTTTTATATTTAAAGAAATTTTTACTTGATAAGGGTTCAAATCCTTTAAAAAAGGAGTAAAGAGAATTATGAAAATAAATTCAAAGAAAAATGGTCCCAATGTTTTGATGTTTGATAAAGCGAAGAAAATAATAATTAAAAAAGGTGATAGTGTAGAGGAAAAGGAATTGCAGGTTATAGCTTTTTGCAGATGTGGTCACAGCAAAAATATGCCCTTCTGTGACGGAACACACAAGGAGGTAAATTTTAATGCTGATGAAGCTGAAGTTGAGATACAGGAATGATAGAGAAAGATCTTTTTGATAGGGGTTTATCTTTTGAAGATTATATTAAAAAAATGTCTGATTTAAAGGATATAACAGAGGAAATATATAGTAAATTGGTTATTAATGATGATATAAAAAAAGAGATAAGGAAAAGGATAGAAAAATATGGAACAATGAATGTTCTATGTGTAACAGAACCTTTTTGTGGAGATTCTGCCTGTAATTTACCTATAGTTAAGAAAATTTTTGAAGAAGAAAATGTAAATTTAAGGATATTTATAAGGTCTTTAAATTCTTATCTTGAAGAAAAGCTTTATTCAAGAGGTATTAAAAAAATACCGGTTTTTATTTTTTATGATTCAGAATTTAAGGAAATTTCTATATGGATAGAAAGGCCAAAAAAGGCTTATGAGTTAATAGATAAATGGAAAAGTGAACATCCTGAATATGAAAAACTTAAAAATTCTAAAGATAAGAGAGATAAGAATAATTTAAATAGAATTTACAGAGAGCTTGTTAATTATATGAAAGAAAATTATATTTCCTATCTGTGGAAAGAAACTGCTTTAGAAATTCTTAATTTAATTTAAGGGTTCAAATCCCTTTTTAAAAAAGGAGGAAAAATATGGAAATAGCCTTTTTAATAGGCAGAATTCTTTTTGGTTTATTCCATATTTTATTTGGTTTAAATCATTTTACTAAACTTTCAGCAATGGCTGCTTATGCTGGTTCAAAAGGTGTTCCTTTTCCAGTTGTTGCTGTTTTATTCACTGGTTTTTTGCTTTTGATTGGTGGTCTTTTTATACTTTTGGGAATTTATCCAAAGATTGGAATTTTAGCTCTTGTTATATTTTATATTCCAGTGACTTTAATGATGCATAATTTCTGGGCTGTAACTGATCCTATGGCAAAAACGATGGATATGATAAGTTTCTTTAAAAATATGATTATATTGGGTTCCAGTTTAATGTTTTTAATGATACCTGAGCCATGGAAATTTTCAATTTTTAAATTTTAGTATAAATTCTTCAATTTAGCTTTTATTGTATCAGTTAGAAGATTTCGCTCCATTTTTTTGCGAGTTCGTCTCTTCTTGGTTTATAGACAATTTCATAGAAGCTTCTCTGTGAAAGTAAGATTCCTTTTTCATAGGATTTACAGATATTTACTGCCTCTTCAAAAGCTTTTTCCCAGTTACCTTTGAATTTTCTTTCAATTTGTTTTTGAAATTCTTCTTCGGTAAGAATTTCCTTGCCAATTACATAATATTTTTTTCCTTCTTTTTCAATGCAGTATGCGTATTCATCACCGATTCTATCAATTTTAAATTCGCCTTCTAATTTTTCTTTAATTTTTTCAAGTTCTTTTTGGGTTATTTCTTTTCTGGGTTCTCTTATTTTATGTTTAAACCCCCTTTTTGCAGCAGCATAAAATATGGCTCTATTAAGTCCGAAGCTTTTTGCTTCATTTAGTGGTTTTCCGAGGCAGAAGGCTCTTGCTGCTTGAAGTGTTGCCATAACTTCAAATCTTCCTATTTTCATATATAATTATAAAAGATATCAAAATTATAATTTATTCTTCAACTAATTCAACTCTTCTATTTTTAGCTCTTCCTTCTTCAGTGTTATTTGATGCAACAGGGGAAAGAGGTCCGACTCCAAAAGGTTTTAGTCTTTCTTTTTCTATTCCGTATTTTTCAGTTA
The nucleotide sequence above comes from candidate division WOR-3 bacterium. Encoded proteins:
- a CDS encoding DoxX family membrane protein, which encodes MEIAFLIGRILFGLFHILFGLNHFTKLSAMAAYAGSKGVPFPVVAVLFTGFLLLIGGLFILLGIYPKIGILALVIFYIPVTLMMHNFWAVTDPMAKTMDMISFFKNMIILGSSLMFLMIPEPWKFSIFKF
- a CDS encoding MerR family transcriptional regulator, with the protein product MNLNSDLNKNLMTIGEVIEYLKKYFDKVSESKLRYYEKEGLILPKRTKGGHRLYCLESVKILRLILEMREKYRMSLPEVKSFLSRIKKDKSLLLLFEEIVKYSDLTFERVDLSELERKYKFSKDHIKKLEKIGLIVKCPKTGKYYGESLKLIDILNYLANSGVDLEKIYKIIEKVKEISEIESQIFSVVKENGIKLFEVKEKISRLKDILFVLYLKKFLLDKGSNPLKKE
- a CDS encoding 4Fe-4S dicluster domain-containing protein; this translates as MKRRDFIKFLGLTSFSFFAKSCGLKDTSEKLIPFLIPPEEGFIPGEPVYKKTVCMECPYMCPVEAKLYDKVYKGKRKFYPVKFEGLSSFPFTGGSLCIRGQASLQRTFSEKRLKDVILKEKGGFKKSDWSSVYNILTENLKNGKNYLLTGKLQSSLKNLTESFCKEYNFKRIYFEFFNFSNIRKANEICFGIRDIPFYHFDKADFLLTFGTSFLEGFLNPLTFSKFFSERKFEWYHFEPHFSLTGMNSDKRIILKPESEIFIMIYLLRKLIERKGEFKEILEYLPSYELDFVAENSGVDKNLLKEIEEKSLNLRSLIVAGDISSMTENGFYLNILVNIFNYLKGNYPEVIDFYHSYGFEDIDFSEDIEREIDKASGEENNILFVNNINIFKFLRKEKLEKFLKSFKIKVLFSDTYIDNIDKFDIILPLSTSPEFSGFSETFKNFFVIQEKLMEKIYDTKSFGDVIFDLLKIDNKIEALNFESYIEKELNNILGERKREIFEKGYVVLDKVLSFEFKKDNVLKEIKNFNIKEISFKNTLIVVPSLRFYDGRSSSIMLLNEIPDPLSTISYRKFLYVSEDFANKRSLKNGDEVSLSYEGKELKLPIFITKFLKESVFVLDINFYDGSFSVKENTKDFIVYFNLESIEKTGRRENLPILSGSFLDYGRILKHDVKEHDDIKKKSEYLKSIYGEHEHLKYRWAMVIDLDKCTGCSACVAACFVENNIPCTGYEEHLKGREMSWIRIEPYINNDKFEFVPMLCQHCDYAPCEPVCPVSATYHNPEGLNVQVYNRCVGTRYCSNNCPYKVRRFNWFDWSDKKSAPYLYFTEELKLMTNPEVSIRPKGVMEKCSFCIQRIRKAKDRAKDEGRDVKDGEVIPACMQTCPTKAIIFGNLKDQNSEVYKKSKEKSFRILEELGVEPSVYYIKNNERKI
- the nrfD gene encoding NrfD/PsrC family molybdoenzyme membrane anchor subunit; protein product: MKEKFEKIERDILSILWKVDKFYIFCLTVSLLMLLTGALSWSYQIIRGIGVSGKTNPVGWKVYITNFVFWVGIAHSGTLISAVLFLLRAKFRSRFNRSAEAMTVFAIMVAGLFPLIHLGRVWKFYWLLPYPNQRHLWVNFKSPLIWDVFAVSTYLTVSLIFFYVGMIPDLAIAARYYKDKVRNLFYKILSIGFKGTKREWENYNQLYLYLAAFATPLVVSVHSVVSWDFAMSILPGWHTTIFAPYFVAGAIFSGSAMVITLTVPLRKILKLENYIREEHFDDLSKILLFTSLIVTYSYILEFYLAFYGENPFEKELFRFRALGGAKIFFFIMILCNSVIPLTLFVSKLRRNIPYLFVLSIFVNIGMWYERFVIVTSSLSRDYNPYAWGSYAPSLIEIGITIGSFGLFFTLYLIFIKIFPFLSITEIKEEENENHL
- a CDS encoding cytochrome c3 family protein, whose translation is MSKFFQIFYAFYLLIFAIIFIFYMSIIEKRENSPIQPIKFSHKIHAYKLSLDCVFCHEKVEESTFTLPPPLSLCMTCHESVKKDSPEIIKLTTYYNKGEAVPWVKVHKFKDWVYFSHKRHIKKGIDCTFCHGEIKAMDVVRKVRSMRMGFCVKCHEINGAERDCSVCHK
- a CDS encoding quinol:electron acceptor oxidoreductase subunit ActD translates to MRITFDSEKEFLEKYRELIERGIRREKIKTFTPCPVKNFHDRDKGVVKYFTLIGSITGFLMGIFLTTISSLEWNEILGGKKPLSIPAFIIIYYELVILFGAVFSFIGFLILKGLNLNKILKGEEFKNEYIIEIEEK
- a CDS encoding cytochrome c, with the protein product MKLELLNILVYSLPLIYLLVFLSYFLFIYYIFDKKRIFLNTFFELIIFFIPLLILIVILYVLTGYKNPYFSFAFIFYIFSYISISFKVLYNRNFSFILFLFSLFFFSSSITLYLDSEKMLFVKSLGDILYSFNVFAKFFSIFIFLSLLYSFFKIKKKMFYFFLFLSPIFYFWDTITLPDVSLIKPYFYLSIIFLFSLYLLVLNLNKQNNKIKFLFIFLLTLPLFISRDLEVFYFVNKEKFFLKSEELKALEPEEKIIEKKGIEGKKVFDDFCTSCHSFEQKVVGPPFKEVLPKYKRDLAKLKSFIKNPSKINPLYPPMPNLGLKDKEIDAVIEYLMEELKKYE
- a CDS encoding UbiA family prenyltransferase, with the translated sequence MKFIRIYLSLTKFKIAFLSTFSGLLGYYIKFKNFYDLFFIFISLYLLSSGSLSLNQYIERNFDKLMERTKNRPIVKGDISPFFALLISIFLITLGLILIFFKFGVFPFILGFITFFIYIFIYTPLKRKTPYAFLPGSIIGALPPLIGWVSAGGDPFSPTILSLSLYFLLWQIPHFMLLFYIMSDDYKKAGFRTIKDIFDENKISIILYNLISGALLFTLSFPLFGIVHSKIYLIFSLFTAIYLLLIFSYIKNLKNFKRIFSFINYYTLFLIITLMILR
- a CDS encoding thioredoxin family protein, which encodes MIEKDLFDRGLSFEDYIKKMSDLKDITEEIYSKLVINDDIKKEIRKRIEKYGTMNVLCVTEPFCGDSACNLPIVKKIFEEENVNLRIFIRSLNSYLEEKLYSRGIKKIPVFIFYDSEFKEISIWIERPKKAYELIDKWKSEHPEYEKLKNSKDKRDKNNLNRIYRELVNYMKENYISYLWKETALEILNLI
- the coxB gene encoding cytochrome c oxidase subunit II, translating into MANFTRDVDNVFLYISGIGFFLLLLITFLMLFFIFKYRSSKNKEAEDVKDNIVLEITWTLIPTVIVLSMFYYGFYVFKKMRYIPPDAYEIKVTGRQWSWLFEYENGFKSDTLYLLLNKPVKLTMKTMDVIHSLYIPAFRIKEDLPPGYETYISLTPKDTGTYDLLCAEYCGDLHSYMVTKVKVLEEEKFYSKIKGEKELEEKVEKTEEKIEAPGKKEEKLDFDINLVDKGKKLVSEKVCIACHSTDGSRLIGPSFKGMYGKKEVVVSAGKEVEIVADDEYLKESILEPAKKVVKGYENLMPPSELKEEELKAIIEYIKSLK
- a CDS encoding CDGSH iron-sulfur domain-containing protein, with protein sequence MKINSKKNGPNVLMFDKAKKIIIKKGDSVEEKELQVIAFCRCGHSKNMPFCDGTHKEVNFNADEAEVEIQE